In a single window of the Zea mays cultivar B73 chromosome 5, Zm-B73-REFERENCE-NAM-5.0, whole genome shotgun sequence genome:
- the LOC100502156 gene encoding phosphatidylinositol/phosphatidylcholine transfer protein SFH12 isoform X1: protein MSSAAVSGSGGAAAAADGGVEGAPALSASASRTSSLRHRAMSASSKLLRSSLSRKSMGRRSSKVMSVSIEDVRDAEDMKQVDAFRQTLVLEELLPARHDDYHMMLRFLRARKFDIEKSKQMWSDMLQWRKEFGADTIIDEFVFEEMDQVLEHYPQGHHGVDKDGRPVYMEKLGQIDTTKLLQVTSMDRYVQYHVREFERAFAVKFPACSISAKKHVDQSTTILDVSGVVRVPSLHHHPSLAARCCLMLSSHPWRAPLLPRGTRTSTRPRGTSSDASRRSTETTTLRYHTACPVRSSSELVRPSNCNKCSLLLHARPVQTLCRMFIINAGQGFRLLWNTVKSFLDPKTTAKIHVLGNKYQSKLLEVIDASELPEFFGGTCNCEGGCMRSDKGPWKDPEILKMVQCGMGRCGMNSGDPRDADEKLITEDEIVPVPKKQDSMRRNAVDSPKVAREKIEHPQMSPLHEMKTASDPDPAAKDSFDGGGLFPGVDRGMDFNWSGEVSEEKLQIARDMYAQLPDAYKQGDAGDRQVVSGFMALVMGVVAMFRVGKIAPKRAMDAAMGIATMEAMAKKTRQMQMQQQLQLGGPDAVVVSAAQYQALVKRVDDLEAKVAALASGPPEVPPELEESIKAAAARVDALETELDATKKLLETSSAQQEEVLAYIEKKKKKRGMFCLQQQNPFRW, encoded by the exons ATGTCGTCCGCAGCCGTGTCGGGCAgcggcggcgccgccgccgcggcggaCGGCGGCGTGGAGGGCGCGCCGGCGCTGTCGGCGTCGGCGTCGCGCACGTCGTCGCTGCGGCACCGCGCGATGAGCGCGTCGTCGAAGCTGCTGCGGAGCTCGCTGAGCCGCAAGTCGATGGGGCGGCGCAGCAGCAAGGTGATGTCGGTGTCGATCGAGGACGTGCGCGACGCGGAGGATATGAAGCAGGTGGACGCGTTCCGGCAGACGCTGGTGCTGGAGGAGCTGCTGCCGGCCCGCCACGACGACTACCACATGATGCTCCGGTTCCTGCGCGCGCGCAAGTTCGACATCGAGAAGTCGAAGCAGATGTGGTCGGACATGCTGCAGTGGCGCAAGGAGTTCGGCGCCGACACCATCATCGACGAGTTCGTGTTCGAGGAGATGGACCAGGTGCTGGAGCACTACCCGCAGGGCCACCACGGCGTGGACAAGGACGGCCGGCCCGTGTACATGGAGAAGCTGGGGCAGATCGACACCACCAAGCTGCTGCAGGTCACCAGCATGGACCGCTACGTGCAGTACCACGTGAGGGAGTTCGAGCGCGCCTTCGCCGTCAAGTTCCCCGCCTGCTCCATCTCCGCCAAGAAGCACGTCGACCAGAGCACCACCATCCTTGACGTCTCCGGCGTGGTCCGTGTCCCGAGTCTCCACCACCATCCGTCTCTTGCTGCTCGCTGCTGCTTGATGCTTTCTTCTCATCCATGGCGTGCGCCATTGTTGCCCAGGGGTACAAGAACTTCAACAAGGCCGCGAGGGACCTCATCGGACGCCTCCAGAAGATCGACGGAGACAACTACCCTGAGGTACCACACTGCATGTCCTGTTCGATCGTCCAGTGAACTTGTTCGTCCAAGCAACTGCAACAAGTGCAGCCTTCTGCTACATGCTCGCCCTGTGCAGACGCTGTGCCGGATGTTCATCATCAACGCGGGGCAAGGGTTCAGGCTTCTCTGGAACACCGTCAAGTCGTTCCTGGACCCCAAGACCACGGCCAAGATCCAT GTCCTTGGCAACAAGTACCAGAGCAAGCTCCTGGAAGTGATCGATGCCAG CGAGCTGCCCGAGTTCTTCGGCGGCACTTGCAACTGCGAGGGCGGCTGCATGCGCTCCGACAAAGGGCCATGGAAGGACCCTGAGATCCTCAAG ATGGTCCAATGCGGCATGGGGAGATGCGGGATGAACAGCGGGGACCCTCGCGACGCCGACGAGAAGCTCATCACCGAGGACGAAATAGTGCCCGTTCCCAAG AAGCAAGACTCCATGCGCCGCAACGCCGTGGATTCCCCCAAGGTGGCGCGCGAGAAGATCGAGCACCCGCAGATGTCCCCGCTCCACGAGATGAAGACCGCCAGCGACCCGGACCCTGCCGCCAAGGACAGCTTCGACGGCGGCGGGCTGTTCCCCGGCGTGGACAGGGGCATGGACTTCAACTGGAGCGGCGAGGTGAGCGAGGAGAAGCTGCAGATCGCGCGGGACATGTACGCGCAGCTGCCGGACGCGTACAAGCAGGGGGACGCGGGAGACCGGCAGGTGGTGTCGGGGTTCATGGCGCTGGTGATGGGCGTGGTGGCCATGTTCCGGGTGGGCAAGATCGCGCCGAAGCGGGCCATGGACGCggccatgggcatcgccaccatgGAGGCCATGGCCAAGAAGACGCGGCAGATGCAGATGCAGCAGCAGCTGCAGCTGGGCGGGCCCGACGCCGTCGTGGTGTCGGCGGCGCAGTACCAGGCGCTGGTCAAGCGCGTGGACGACCTGGAGGCCAAGGTGGCGGCGCTGGCGTCGGGCCCGCCCGAGGTGCCGCCCGAGCTGGAGGAGTCGATCAAGGCCGCCGCCGCCCGCGTCGACGCGCTCGAGACGGAGCTCGACGCCACCAAGAAGCTACTCGAGACGTCGTCCGCCCAGCAGGAGGAGGTCCTGGCGTAcatcgagaagaagaagaagaagcgagGGATG TTTTGCCTCCAACAGCAGAACCCGTTCCGATGGTGA